The Kozakia baliensis genome includes a region encoding these proteins:
- the cysQ gene encoding 3'(2'),5'-bisphosphate nucleotidase CysQ, translating to MNADISMRGGSDDRALLALAARLADEAAALIRDIRARGFATEIKSDHSPVTEADRAAEEHILAGLRAATPDIPAIGEEEVAAGQETAVTESYWLVDPLDGTREFAAGRDNFTVNIGLIRHAKPVLGAVALPAYHQLYTGLVGVEATRTDAHGRVVIHATLPPAEGLRVLASRHYANDPRLAEWLAGRKVASLGNIGSAAKFVRVAEGEADFYPRLGPTMEWDTAAPQAVVEAAGGHVLSESGEALRYGKKDWLNPPFLCTGRTTKGETHS from the coding sequence ATGAACGCTGATATTTCCATGCGCGGCGGCAGCGACGACCGTGCTCTTCTTGCGCTCGCCGCACGCCTGGCCGACGAAGCCGCCGCGTTGATTCGAGATATCCGCGCCCGCGGTTTCGCCACCGAGATCAAGTCCGATCATTCCCCCGTAACGGAAGCCGACCGCGCGGCGGAGGAGCATATTCTCGCAGGATTGCGCGCCGCGACGCCCGATATTCCCGCGATCGGCGAGGAAGAAGTGGCGGCCGGGCAGGAAACGGCGGTCACGGAAAGCTATTGGCTGGTAGACCCGCTGGACGGCACGCGCGAGTTCGCGGCGGGGCGAGACAATTTTACCGTCAATATCGGCCTTATCCGCCATGCTAAGCCCGTGCTCGGCGCGGTGGCGTTGCCCGCCTACCATCAGCTTTATACCGGGCTTGTGGGCGTCGAAGCGACACGCACGGATGCGCATGGACGTGTCGTGATTCACGCGACTCTTCCCCCTGCTGAAGGGCTGCGCGTTCTCGCATCGCGCCACTACGCCAACGATCCGCGCCTCGCCGAATGGCTGGCCGGGCGGAAAGTGGCCTCGCTTGGCAATATCGGCTCAGCGGCCAAGTTCGTCCGGGTGGCGGAAGGCGAAGCGGATTTCTACCCGCGCCTCGGCCCGACGATGGAGTGGGACACCGCAGCGCCTCAAGCCGTAGTCGAGGCGGCTGGGGGCCATGTTTTAAGCGAATCCGGCGAAGCTTTACGATATGGTAAGAAAGATTGGCTTAATCCACCTTTCCTATGTACGGGCCGCACGACCAAGGGCGAGACACATTCATGA
- a CDS encoding L-threonylcarbamoyladenylate synthase gives MTEILKADPAGIARAAEFLLDGKLVAFGTETVYGLGALATSDAAVAHIFAAKNRPRFNPLINHFADAETAFKQVQTNELALKLAEAFWPGPLTLVLPRGPNATICDLAAAGLPTLALRVPRGQTTHALLNAVGQPIAAPSANPSGRVSPSDAFHVLRNMEGKIDAILDSGPCSVGLESTVLDLSREVPFLLRPGGVTLEQLTPICGVIRNPDDYATKLPASPGMLASHYAPVLPVRLNAEHVEPGEALLAFGTPLPGSKLTWNLSESGDLEEAAARLFAGLRFLDSEGARRGLHGIAAMPVPRHGLGLAILDRLRRAASPRPPAGGDDDLEASLS, from the coding sequence ATGACTGAAATCCTGAAAGCCGATCCGGCTGGCATCGCCCGCGCCGCCGAATTTCTGCTCGATGGCAAGCTCGTCGCTTTCGGGACCGAGACGGTCTATGGGTTAGGCGCGCTGGCAACCTCGGACGCCGCTGTGGCGCACATCTTCGCCGCCAAAAACCGCCCCCGTTTCAATCCGCTCATCAATCATTTCGCCGATGCTGAAACTGCGTTCAAACAGGTTCAGACGAACGAACTGGCGCTGAAACTCGCCGAAGCCTTTTGGCCCGGTCCGCTGACGTTGGTGTTGCCGCGCGGCCCGAATGCGACCATCTGCGATCTCGCCGCTGCCGGTTTACCGACCCTCGCCCTGCGCGTTCCACGCGGACAAACCACCCACGCGCTCCTTAATGCCGTCGGCCAACCCATCGCAGCGCCTTCCGCGAACCCTTCCGGCCGCGTCAGCCCATCGGATGCTTTTCATGTTCTGCGCAATATGGAAGGCAAAATCGACGCCATTTTGGATTCCGGCCCCTGTTCGGTCGGGCTGGAAAGCACAGTGCTGGATTTGAGTCGCGAAGTGCCTTTCCTGCTGCGACCCGGCGGCGTGACGCTCGAACAATTGACGCCGATTTGCGGCGTCATCCGCAACCCTGACGATTACGCCACCAAGCTTCCCGCTTCTCCCGGCATGCTGGCATCACATTACGCACCCGTCCTACCCGTGCGCCTCAATGCGGAGCATGTCGAGCCGGGCGAAGCATTGCTGGCATTCGGCACGCCGCTGCCGGGCTCGAAGCTGACATGGAATCTTAGCGAAAGCGGAGATTTGGAAGAAGCGGCGGCGCGTCTGTTCGCCGGATTGCGCTTTCTGGATAGCGAAGGTGCGCGGCGGGGTCTGCATGGTATCGCCGCGATGCCCGTGCCACGCCATGGGCTGGGTCTTGCCATTCTCGACCGCCTCCGTCGTGCCGCCAGCCCACGCCCGCCAGCCGGAGGCGATGACGATCTTGAGGCTTCCCTTTCCTAA
- a CDS encoding FAD-binding oxidoreductase — translation MTLYNDLLTQLADKLGPNGLLTAPDAIAPYCRDWRGLFQGQALAVLRPASTQELSDALALCASYPTPPNIVPQGGNTGLCGGATPNAEGANIVVSLSRMRAIGPLDTTDNTLAVEAGATLQAAQEAAAAEGMVLPLSIASEGSAQIGGIVATNAGGSKALRYGSARELVAGIEAVCIDGAKLDLMRSLRKDNTGYALRQLLVGSEGTLAIVTKALLRVQPAPNVREVAFCALPDDTAVLHLFRIAQQRASGNLEAFEYISGTAMNVATTYVEGLSLPFVESAPAYVLLELAGQDAALRETLEAILEQALEEECVIDAVLAENQSQAQALWRLREEQSEAQRLAGASIKHDISVPVPDVPELLARATRECTALMPDVRVAPFGHIGDGNIHLNIVQPATMPADVFLKEGKALTEAIHAAVKALDGSFSAEHGVGQLKTDLMETWRGGKELELMRRIKAAFDPEGRLNPGKVLP, via the coding sequence GTGACGCTTTACAACGACCTGCTGACTCAACTGGCCGACAAGCTTGGCCCCAATGGCCTTCTTACCGCGCCGGACGCTATCGCGCCCTATTGCCGCGATTGGCGCGGCCTATTTCAGGGCCAGGCTTTGGCCGTGTTGCGTCCCGCCAGCACGCAGGAGCTTTCGGACGCCTTGGCGCTCTGCGCATCTTACCCGACACCGCCGAACATCGTGCCGCAAGGTGGAAATACGGGCCTCTGCGGCGGTGCGACCCCCAATGCGGAAGGCGCGAATATCGTCGTTTCGCTGTCTCGCATGCGGGCCATCGGGCCGCTGGACACGACGGACAACACGTTAGCGGTCGAAGCCGGCGCAACGTTGCAAGCCGCCCAGGAAGCCGCTGCGGCAGAAGGTATGGTGCTGCCGCTTTCCATCGCGTCCGAAGGTTCCGCGCAGATTGGCGGCATCGTGGCGACCAATGCTGGTGGCAGCAAAGCCTTACGTTACGGTTCGGCACGCGAATTGGTGGCGGGCATCGAAGCCGTGTGCATCGATGGCGCGAAACTGGATCTGATGCGCTCCCTCCGCAAGGACAATACCGGCTACGCCCTGCGGCAATTGCTGGTCGGCTCCGAAGGCACGCTGGCCATCGTCACCAAGGCGTTGTTGCGCGTGCAGCCCGCGCCCAATGTGCGCGAAGTCGCTTTCTGCGCCTTGCCGGACGATACCGCGGTTTTGCATTTATTTCGGATTGCCCAGCAACGCGCCTCCGGCAATTTGGAAGCGTTCGAATATATTTCCGGCACCGCGATGAACGTCGCGACGACTTATGTCGAAGGGCTTTCCCTTCCCTTCGTCGAATCCGCACCCGCCTATGTGCTGCTTGAACTGGCAGGACAAGACGCCGCACTCCGCGAGACGCTGGAAGCCATTCTCGAACAGGCGCTAGAAGAAGAATGCGTCATCGACGCCGTTCTGGCTGAAAACCAAAGTCAGGCCCAGGCGCTCTGGCGTCTGCGGGAGGAGCAATCCGAAGCGCAGCGTCTCGCGGGCGCATCGATCAAGCATGACATCTCCGTGCCGGTGCCGGACGTGCCGGAACTCTTGGCGCGAGCAACACGGGAATGCACAGCCCTCATGCCGGATGTGCGCGTCGCGCCGTTCGGGCATATTGGAGATGGCAATATCCATCTCAATATCGTGCAGCCCGCGACCATGCCGGCCGATGTGTTTCTTAAGGAAGGCAAGGCGTTGACGGAAGCGATCCACGCCGCCGTCAAAGCGCTGGACGGATCGTTCTCGGCCGAACATGGCGTTGGTCAGCTCAAGACCGATTTGATGGAGACATGGCGCGGTGGCAAGGAACTCGAACTGATGCGCCGGATCAAAGCGGCGTTCGATCCGGAAGGCCGCCTCAACCCGGGAAAAGTGCTGCCTTAA